The Myxococcota bacterium genome has a segment encoding these proteins:
- a CDS encoding inositol monophosphatase family protein: MSSDRDIAVARALAERLAREAGAIQRERYETTFRIATKGTPTNLVTEVDHACEELIVETLERERPGDAILAEEGGGTEHPDAEWCWVVDPLDGTTNFAHGYPRFCVSIGVERRGERAAAAVYDPLLDELYTATRGGGAFLGRRPLRVSAETTLAHALAATGFAYDVHRSEDDNLSNFARMVKSTRAVRRDGSAALDLCYVAAGRFDAFWEFKLSPWDVAAGILIVEEAGGRCTDAGGGAAPRSGVEVVASNGVLHDAILALLERHGQRA; the protein is encoded by the coding sequence ATGAGCTCCGACCGCGACATCGCCGTCGCCCGCGCGCTCGCCGAGCGCCTCGCGCGCGAGGCCGGCGCCATCCAGCGCGAGCGCTACGAGACGACCTTCCGCATCGCGACGAAGGGAACGCCGACGAACCTCGTCACGGAGGTCGACCACGCCTGCGAGGAGCTGATCGTCGAGACGCTCGAACGCGAGCGGCCGGGCGACGCGATCCTCGCCGAGGAGGGCGGCGGCACCGAGCATCCCGACGCCGAATGGTGCTGGGTCGTCGACCCGCTCGACGGCACGACGAACTTCGCGCACGGCTATCCGCGCTTCTGTGTCTCGATCGGCGTCGAGCGCCGCGGCGAGCGCGCGGCGGCGGCCGTCTACGACCCGCTGCTCGACGAGCTCTACACGGCGACGCGCGGCGGCGGCGCCTTTCTCGGCCGCCGCCCGCTGCGCGTCTCCGCCGAGACGACGCTCGCCCACGCGCTCGCCGCCACCGGCTTCGCCTACGACGTCCACCGGAGCGAGGACGACAACCTCTCGAACTTCGCGCGCATGGTGAAGTCGACGCGCGCCGTCCGCCGCGACGGGAGCGCCGCGCTCGACCTCTGCTACGTCGCGGCCGGGCGCTTCGACGCGTTCTGGGAGTTCAAGCTCAGCCCCTGGGACGTCGCGGCCGGCATCCTGATCGTCGAGGAGGCCGGCGGGCGCTGCACGGACGCCGGCGGCGGAGCGGCGCCGCGCAGCGGCGTCGAGGTCGTCGCCAGCAACGGCGTCCTCCACGACGCCATCCTCGCCCTGCTCGAGCGGCACGGACAGCGCGCCTAG
- a CDS encoding TatD family hydrolase, giving the protein MERDVLEPARWVDSHCHLTADRFDDDREAAIARARDAGVETMVAIGSGYGADGNGEAAALAAAHDDVFATAGVHPHEAADLDDAGRRALRAWLAHERVVAVGECGLDYHYMNSPRDVQREVFAEQVALARELDLPVSIHVRSDDESAYEELLDIWRAEGRGELAGVLHCYTGSLGFAERALREGFYVSFSGIVTFKRSDALREVARAVPLERMLVETDAPFLAPEGHRGRRNEPAWTPLVGAAIAAVHGTTVERVALHTSRNARALYRLDARESR; this is encoded by the coding sequence ATGGAGCGGGACGTCCTCGAGCCGGCGCGCTGGGTCGACAGCCACTGCCACCTCACCGCGGATCGCTTCGACGACGACCGCGAGGCGGCGATCGCGCGCGCGCGCGACGCGGGCGTCGAGACGATGGTGGCGATCGGCTCCGGCTACGGCGCCGACGGGAACGGAGAGGCCGCCGCGCTCGCCGCCGCGCACGACGACGTCTTCGCGACGGCCGGCGTCCATCCGCACGAGGCCGCCGACCTCGACGACGCGGGACGCCGCGCACTGCGCGCGTGGCTCGCGCACGAGCGCGTCGTCGCGGTCGGGGAGTGCGGCCTCGACTACCACTACATGAACTCGCCGCGCGACGTGCAGCGCGAGGTCTTCGCCGAGCAGGTCGCCCTCGCGCGCGAGCTCGACCTCCCCGTCTCGATCCACGTGCGCAGCGACGACGAGAGCGCGTACGAAGAGCTCCTCGACATCTGGCGCGCCGAGGGGCGCGGCGAGCTCGCGGGCGTCCTGCACTGCTACACGGGCTCGCTCGGCTTCGCCGAGCGCGCCCTGCGCGAAGGGTTCTACGTCTCGTTCTCGGGCATCGTCACGTTCAAGCGCAGCGACGCGCTGCGCGAGGTGGCGCGCGCCGTCCCGCTCGAGCGGATGCTCGTCGAGACGGACGCCCCGTTCCTCGCGCCGGAGGGCCACCGCGGCCGGCGCAACGAGCCCGCGTGGACGCCGCTCGTCGGCGCCGCGATCGCGGCCGTGCACGGCACGACGGTCGAGCGCGTGGCGCTCCACACCAGCCGCAATGCGCGCGCGCTCTACCGGCTCGACGCGCGGGAGTCCCGATGA
- the metG gene encoding methionine--tRNA ligase has translation MTRSFYVTTPIYYMNGEPHIGHTYTTCVADTLARYHRMCGEDVFFLTGSDEHGEKILETAEREGVAPRDVTDRYSAIFRETWTDLGLGFDRFIRTTDADHVRAVQLFLQRVHDAGQIEFREYEGQYCVGCERFVTERDLENGRCRDHDRVPERRSEANYFFRMSEHFAWLEATLRERPDWIRPERYRNEVLGMLRDAAGLGDLCISRPKSRLAWGIELPFDREYVCYVWFDALVNYLTATGWPDAPGWEARWSAAEHLIAKDILKPHGVFWPTMLHAIGLPLPRHVHVHGYWNVDEQKVAKSLGNAISPRAMDEKYGFEAFRYVLLREMSYGLDASFSEDVLVARINADLANNLGNFASRTLHMTARFAEGRVPTPGPAAAPERELEAAFADAARAVDEHLRATEPHRALEAVQRALDAGNRYLEQREPWKAAKDAARADEVRTTLYTACEALRIATLLLAPFVPRKAAELWHRLGQEGSPEDARLPAATRWGGLAPGAATTKGEPLFPRVEPAPSDAAKPAPRS, from the coding sequence ATGACCCGCTCGTTCTACGTCACGACGCCGATCTACTACATGAACGGCGAGCCGCACATCGGCCACACCTACACGACGTGCGTCGCGGACACGCTCGCGCGCTACCACCGCATGTGCGGAGAGGACGTCTTCTTCCTCACCGGAAGCGACGAGCACGGCGAGAAGATCCTCGAGACGGCCGAGCGGGAGGGCGTCGCGCCGCGCGACGTCACCGATCGCTACTCCGCGATCTTCCGCGAGACGTGGACCGACCTCGGCCTCGGCTTCGACCGGTTCATCCGGACGACCGACGCCGACCACGTGCGGGCCGTGCAGCTCTTCCTGCAGCGGGTGCACGACGCCGGGCAGATCGAGTTCCGCGAGTACGAGGGGCAGTACTGCGTCGGGTGCGAGCGCTTCGTCACGGAGCGCGACCTCGAGAACGGCCGCTGCCGCGATCACGACCGCGTTCCCGAGCGCCGCTCCGAGGCGAACTACTTCTTCCGGATGTCGGAGCACTTCGCGTGGCTCGAGGCGACGCTGCGCGAACGCCCCGACTGGATCCGCCCCGAGCGCTACCGCAACGAGGTCCTCGGGATGCTGCGCGACGCCGCGGGCCTCGGCGACCTGTGCATCTCGCGTCCGAAGTCGCGTCTCGCGTGGGGCATCGAGCTGCCGTTCGATCGCGAGTACGTCTGCTACGTCTGGTTCGACGCGCTCGTCAACTACCTGACCGCCACCGGCTGGCCCGACGCACCGGGCTGGGAAGCGCGCTGGAGCGCCGCCGAGCACCTGATCGCGAAGGACATCCTGAAGCCGCACGGTGTCTTCTGGCCGACCATGCTGCACGCGATCGGCCTGCCGCTGCCGCGTCACGTCCACGTCCACGGCTACTGGAACGTCGACGAGCAGAAGGTCGCGAAGTCGCTCGGCAACGCGATCTCGCCGCGCGCGATGGACGAGAAGTACGGCTTCGAGGCCTTCCGCTACGTGCTGCTGCGCGAGATGAGCTACGGGCTCGACGCGAGCTTCAGCGAGGACGTGCTCGTCGCGCGCATCAACGCCGACCTCGCGAACAACCTCGGCAACTTCGCGAGCCGCACGCTCCACATGACCGCGCGCTTCGCGGAGGGTCGCGTGCCCACGCCCGGGCCCGCGGCCGCACCCGAGCGCGAGCTCGAGGCCGCCTTCGCCGACGCGGCGCGCGCGGTCGACGAGCACCTGCGCGCGACCGAGCCGCACCGCGCCCTCGAGGCCGTGCAGCGCGCGCTCGACGCGGGCAACCGCTACCTCGAGCAGCGCGAGCCGTGGAAGGCGGCGAAGGACGCCGCGCGCGCCGACGAGGTGCGCACCACCCTCTACACCGCGTGCGAGGCGCTGCGCATCGCGACGCTGCTGCTCGCGCCGTTCGTGCCGCGCAAGGCGGCCGAGCTGTGGCATCGCCTCGGCCAGGAGGGCTCGCCCGAGGACGCGCGCCTGCCCGCGGCGACGCGCTGGGGCGGGCTCGCGCCCGGCGCCGCGACGACCAAGGGCGAGCCGCTCTTCCCGCGCGTCGAGCCCGCGCCGTCCGACGCGGCGAAGCCCGCGCCGCGGAGCTAG